In a genomic window of Sardina pilchardus chromosome 20, fSarPil1.1, whole genome shotgun sequence:
- the im:7136021 gene encoding uncharacterized protein im:7136021: MDVFRLPEEVWMEVFKYLSKSDKLNVRSCCTYFKRLVDHRSLWKNETIVLRRVKSYKSNFWKTLSFRMLTSVIVYDANEKEWKKIVTSLPWLRSVIVDLSNVDSDDLTNLSSLRDLKTLTLRFVSDRSGLGKSLTLLPQLEQLSVCFYIAFDPVRTGLLNAISQLCNLTSLRLHVGRDPIPKQTLHAMLRSLPKLKHLSLRMWTGQALPDDYLNLSGKDLGSPDLHDGNGLTSLELLNYLDPMLSPMALDHLPFLESLTVKYDTTVKGRGHLRSWLKSLTHLTELTVKKGHPFRGYARSLPGTLRSLSLTGMVVTPGALPLAAKKVPDLQHLHYDPFDVKGDIIAEIPRLFPQLQTLKIRSNGMSERDLFRLGEMRQMKRLVFLDGRSNRSPISSDLLRRFQVLTDYRVHVVLSGEATDQAACLCDFF, from the exons ATGGATGTTTTTCGTTTACCAGAAGAAGTATGGATGGAAGTTTTCAAATATCTGTCAAAGTCAGACAAATTGAATGTTCGCTCTTGCTGCACATATTTCAAGCGGCTGGTAGACCATCGTTCTCTTTGGAAGAACGAGACCATTGTTCTACGAAGAGTCAAGTCGTACAAGTCAAATTTCTGGAAGACCCTAAGTTTCAGGATGCTGACTAGTGTCATCGTCTATGATGCCAATGAAAAAGAGTGGAAAAAGATTGTTACTTCCCTACCATGGCTCAGGTCTGTTATAGTAGATTTATCAAATGTCGACTCAGATGATCTGACGAATCTAAGCAGTTTGAGGGATTTAAAAACGTTGACCCTCCGTTTTGTGAGTGATAGATCTGGTCTGGGAAAGAGCTTGACATTGCTCCCCCAGCTCGAGCaactttctgtgtgtttctacatCGCCTTCGATCCCGTCAGGACAGGACTTCTGAATGCCATATCTCAGCTCTGCAACCTGACATCGCTACGTCTTCACGTGGGTCGTGATCCCATTCCTAAACAGACACTCCACGCCATGTTGAGGAGCTTACCCAAGCTTAAACATCTTTCTCTCAGAATGTGGACAGGCCAGGCTCTCCCTGACGACTACTTGAATTTGTCCGGAAAAGATTTGGGTTCACCAG ATCTACACGATGGAAATGGTCTCACCAGCCTTGAGCTTCTGAACTACTTGGATCCCATGTTGTCACCTATGGCTCTGGACCATCTGCCCTTTCTAGAGAGTCTGACAGTGAAGTACGACACTACGGTCAAAGGGCGAGGCCACTTGAGATCATGGCTGAAGAGTCTAACCCACCTCACAGAGCTTACTGTTAAAA AGGGTCATCCATTCCGTGGCTATGCTAGGTCTTTGCCAGGGACTTTGAGAAGTTTGTCTCTTACTGGTATGGTGGTGACACCAGGGGCTTTGCCATTGGCGGCAAAGAAAGTGCCAGACCTACAACACCTACACTACGATCCATTTGATGTCAAAGGCGACATCATAGCTGAGATCCCAAGGCTTTTCCCTCAGTTACAAACTCTGAAAATCAG ATCCAACGGTATGTCTGAGAGGGACTTGTTCAGGCTTGGAGAGATGCGGCAAATGAAGCGGCTGGTGTTTCTGGATGGACGTAGTAACCGCAGCCCCATATCTTCAGATTTGTTGCGCAGATTTCAAGTCCTGACAGACTACAGAGTCCACGTGGTTCTTTCAGGTGAAGCGACAGACCAGGCTGCCTGTCTTTGCGACTTTTTCTGA
- the mis18bp1 gene encoding mis18-binding protein 1, producing MFLSPSKCNIYRAHDPAYYESVPRHTAQVNIHSSGKDSVKQKSVSHNGNIQSSLRLGLLHGKGVFNSTACEDSSPDLTCALSCIADNGRASCMETSINPAVTALRATGFGKCESPVKIFARMKAKVSNHNTPFKSTVVHEDRMPRHRILRDDMDFNMMEIEQNPSSVDDTDAFTLSPPNSPGESPTSEGNDCESDAGFHGGHGNVKVMGRSTPAERSDSVEPVVADASADESPTACGSSKSECTPNGCFVLLEKLAVMQSPAKIFALMKKEERRPLKPNVLYQTSEKQENVKAIEPFMELPMDETHIHNSVDVACSDRSVFAGQRENVRKTPLPRLAKGKRGVLSSQACAPAQLDDSVLLGSPRLAIPQKQRVNSDLESNSENQDPRMIEGIQLKNWILKLSDSKLFVDGQRVDNKTPWHSNSIVERIASNVLKTVSGSTYILVGNMSTKLQSGLPQWFLKKFLFGFPQMWKQYLNTYLKESKGLNHNESQESFKPSKRKKLPLKVTKPEKPVTPKFTYETPPERSRGDSQKLSRSGRVIKPPLEYWRGGRVVVDKDLNVTVLEDYSIVQAPMNSEAQEKPRQKRGKKQSIVTLKETCPSMSSQDEKETKLIRKAKPYRRPRWQTDETPSQKQKNSTFVMPQTQGQHPNERIQQGALRRSSRRSASASPPTDGTDTDTPAFQNDGEGQTQRRRRHGRPPNRQVAVWSDQTDTDTQAVHMEGEFQTKRRRPGRTPRHQSAICSDSTDTDAQAVHKDGEGQAKPRRQVRPPKQLLLNTEEPVRRSSRSRSKTRSSSVTSPSPSDTEQQVMGPPKSRARRGRRKNKLPAADDSAADISNEDFMPDRGSVKQKRKPKGKKGTKTDNTEEVDDSQWTDQEKQKLHKAISSLPKYSPTFWVNVALEVGTRSPEECQEQYSAQQQNSHTKSRQKKQPKPIEEPVKEMPQITAKAGTLRRKQQIRNVLDHIPKDDHDDIFTSSPMQKRLKKLPTFSDCGDGDPLGQLANPQTPSSSSNMFVGVKTPKCLHISPGMFPSIDRNDNDKYVFHFQNKMKKGKGRGTQANTKSDKNCAPSPSVKQTEKTRVAEDDSFVVWEMFSQKEAPSLPNEESEEEDYYFSDA from the exons ATGTTTCTGTCTCCGTCTAAATGCAACATTTACCGGGCCCATGATCCGGCTTATTATGAAAGTGTTCCCCGACACACAGCGCAAGTGAATATACACAGTTCTGGCAAAGACTCGGTCAAACAGAAAAGCGTTTCTCATAATGGCAACATTCAGTCTTCGTTGAGGCTGGGGTTGTTACATGGAAAAGGAGTGTTCAACTCCACAGCCTGCGAGGATTCAAGTCCAGACCTCACCTGTGCGCTCAGCTGTATCGCTGACAACGGGAGAGCATCATGTATGGAAACCTCTATCAACCCAGCAGTAACTGCTCTCAGGGCAACTGGGTTCGGTAAATGCGAATCCCCGGTAAAGATCTTTGCAAGAATGAAAGCCAAAGTGTCAAACCATAACACTCCTTTTAAGAGCACCGTTGTACATGAAGACCGAATGCCAAGACACAGGATCTTACGGGATGACATGGACTTCAATATGATGGAAATTGAGCAAAATCCATCCTCCGTGGATGATACGGATGCATTCACCCTTTCCCCACCAAATTCTCCCGGGGAATCTCCAACATCAGAGGGGAACGATTGCGAGTCGGATGCGGGGTTCCATGGGGGTCATGGAAATGTCAAGGTTATGGGCCGATCCACTCCAGCTGAAAGGTCGGATTCGGTAGAACCAGTTGTAGCCGATGCGAGTGCTGATGAAAGTCCAACAGCTTGCGGGAGCAGTAAATCGGAGTGCACTCCAAACG gatgttttgttttgttggaaAAGCTGGCAGTCATGCAGTCTCCAGCTAAAATATTTGCCTTgatgaaaaaagaagagaggcgTCCTCTGAAACCAAATGTTTTGTACCAAACATCGGAAAAGCAAG aaAATGTCAAGGCAATTGAGCCCTTCATGGAACTGCCTATGGATGAAACACATATCCATAACAGTGTAGATGTAGCCTGCAGTGACCGGTCCGTGTTTGCCGGCCAAAGAGAGAACGTCAGAAAGACTCCTTTGCCGAGGTTAGCCAAAGGAAAGCGTGGTGTTCTCTCCTCACAAGCTTGTGCTCCAGCTCAGCTGGATGATTCTGTACTGCTGGGTTCCCCACGTCTCGCTATTCCTCAAAAGCAGAGGGTGAACTCTGACCTTGAGAGTAACTCTGAGAACCAAGACCCAAGGATG ATTGAGGGGATTCAGCTAAAGAATTGGATCCTGAAGCTGAGTGATTCTAAACTTTTTGTTGACGGACAGAGAGT TGACAACAAAACACCCTGGCACAGCAACAGTATAGTTGAACGCATTGCAAGCAATGTCCTGAAAACAGTCTCTGGAAGCACTTATATACTGGTTGGAAATATGTCAACCAAATTGCAATCTG GATTACCCCAATGGTTTCTGAAAAAGTTTCTCTTTGGCTTCCCTCAAATGTGGAAACAGTACCTCAACACATATCTAAAAGAGTCAAAGGG CTTAAATCACAACGAGAGTCAAGAGAGTTTTAAGCCTTCGAAGCGAAAGAAGCTGCCTCTGAAAGTGACCAAGCCAGAGAAGCCGGTAACCCCCAAGTTTACAT ATGAGACCCCACCAGAGAGATCACGAGGGGACAGCCAGAAGCTGTCTCGCAGCGGCCGTGTCATCAAACCCCCTCTGGAGTACTGGAGGGGGGGGCGTGTTGTCGTGGACAAGGACTTGAACGTCACGGTTCTTGAGGACTACTCTATAGTGCAGGCG CCAATGAACAGTGAAGCACAAGAAAAACCTCGGCAAAAGCGGGGCAAAAAACAATCCATAGTCACCCTAAAAG AAACATGTCCAAGCATGTCTAGCCAAGATGAGAAGGAGACAAAGCTGATTAGGAAAGCCAAGCCTTATCGGCGACCAAGGTGGCAGACTGACGAGACTCCATCCCAAAAGCAGAAGAATTCCACCTTCGTAATGCCCCAGACACAGGGCCAACACCCCAACGAGAGGATACAGCAGGGAGCACTCAGGAGATCTAGTAGGAGATCTGCCAGTGCCTCACCACCAACGGATGGCACCGATACAGACACACCAGCTTTTCAAAACGATGGCGAAGGTCAAACGCAACGACGTCGTCGCCATGGAAGACCACCAAACCGCCAAGTGGCAGTCTGGTCTGATCAGACGGATACAGACACTCAAGCTGTTCACATGGAAGGTGAATTTCAAACGAAACGTCGCCGCCCAGGAAGAACACCAAGGCACCAGTCTGCAATCTGTTCTGACTCGACAGATACAGATGCGCAAGCTGTTCACAAGGATGGTGAAGGTCAAGCGAAACCTCGCCGCCAGGTAAGACCACCAAAACAACTCTTGCTGAACACAGAGGAGCCTGTGCGCCGAAGTTCCCGCTCCAGGTCCAAGACAAGGAGCAGCTCTGTGACCTCGCCGTCCCCTTCGGACACGGAACAGCAAGTGATGGGACCGCCGAAGTCCCGAGCCAGGAGAGGACGTCGCAAAAACAAACTACCGGCAGCGGATGACAGTGCCGCAGATATCTCCAACGAAGACTTTATGCCTGACAGGGGCAGTGTCAAGCAGAAGAGGAAACCTAAAGGCAAGAAGGGGACTAAAACCGATAATACTGAGGAAGTTGACGACAGCCAGTGGACGGATCAAGAGAAGCAAAAGCTTCACAA GGCCATCAGCTCCTTGCCCAAGTACTCTCCCACCTTCTGGGTAAATGTTGCCTTGGAGGTGGGCACTCGTTCTCCAGAGGAGTGCCAAGAGCAGTACTCTGCCCAGCAACAGAACTCCCACACCAAGTCCAGACAGAAGAAGCAGCCTAAGCCCATTGAGGAACCAG TCAAGGAGATGCCTCAGATCACAGCCAAAGCTGGTACACTGAGAAGGAAACAGCAGATTCGCAATGTCTTGGACCACATACCCAAAGACGACCACGATGATATCTTCACCAGCTCACCTATGCAGAAGAGACTTAAGAAG TTGCCCACGTTTTCGGACTGCGGAGATGGGGATCCCTTGGGTCAGCTGGCGAACCCTCAGACTCCCAGCTCTAGCTCAAACATGTTTGTGGGGGTGAAGACTCCAAAGTGTCTGCACATCAGCCCTGGCATGTTCCCGTCGATCGACAG GAATGACAACGACAAGTACGTCTTCCACTtccaaaataaaatgaaaaagggCAAAGGGAGAGGCACCCAGGCTAATACAAAG TCAGACAAGAACTGCGCCCCTTCTCCTTCagtgaaacagacagagaagacaCGTGTTG CGGAAGATGATTCCTTTGTTGTTTGGGAAATGTTCTCTCAAAAGGAGGCTCCATCTTTACCAAATGAAGAAAGTGAGGAGGAGGACTATTATTTTTCTGATGCCTGA